CTCGCTGCACACCCGCCTGGCCTGGGCGGGCTTTCTGTTCGTGTTCCCGGCGCTGCTGCACCTGATCGCCTTCAAGCTCTACCCGATGCTCGAGGCGTTCCGGCTGAGCTTCTACCAGTACGACCTCATGAGTCCGCCGGTCTTCCACGGCCTCGAGAACTACCGCGCCGTGTGGAACAACCCGCTCTTCCACCAATCCTTCTGGGTATCGTTCAAGTACATGTTCGGGGTGTCCATCCCCGAGTGGTTCCTGGCGCTGGCGCTGGCCCTGCTCCTGAATCGTCACCTGCCCGGGCGCGCGCTGATCCGGCTGGCCTACTTCTTCCCGATCGCGATGTCGCAGATCGTGGTCGCCCTGGTGTGGAAGTTCATGTACAACCCCCTCGGGGTGGTGAACACCCTGCTCGGCTACGTTGGCATCGGGCGCATCAACTGGCTCACGACCGAGGAGACGGCCCTGCCCGCGCTGATCCTCATCGGCATCTGGCGGGGCATCCCGCTCTTCGGGGTCATTTACCTGGCCGGGCTGCAGGCGATCCCCCGCGAGTACCACGAAGCGGCGCGCGTCGACGGCGCCGGAGCCTGGCAGAGCTTCCGGCACGTCACCATCCCGCTGCTCACTCCCACCATCCTGTTCGTGATGGTCATGTCGCTGCTGTCGGCGATGAAGGTCTTCCTCAATCCCCTGGTCATGACCGAGGGCGGCCCCAACGGGACCACCCGGGTGCTGCCGTACTTCATCTACGACACGGCGTTCGCGTACCACCGCATGGGGGAGGCCGCCGCCGCCTCCATGGTGCTGTTCGCTTTCGCGTTCGCGCTGACCCTGGTCCAGTTGCGCCTGCTGCGCCGCGGAGGGCTGGAATGAGCGACAAGGCGCTGCGGGTCTGGGGCGGGCGCCTGGTGACGCTGCTGACCATCGCCGGCATCGGGCTGACGCTCCTGCCCTATTTCTGGATGCTGTCGTCCTCGCTGAAGACGGGCAGCGAGGTCTTCGAGCTGCCGGTGCGCTGGCTGCCCCGGGAGCCCCAGTGGTCGAACTACCCGGACGCGCTCTCGCGGGGCGCCTTCGCCGTGTACTTCTTCAACAGCGCGGTCGTCGCGCTGGCCGTGATGGCGGGAAATTTACTGTTCTGCAGTCTGGCCGGCTACGGCCTCGCCAAGTTCCGGTTCCCCTATCGCGAGGTGTCGTTCCGCTTGATCCTGAGCACGCTCATGCTGCCCCTGGAGATCGTGCTGGTCCCCACGTTCCTGGTGGTCCGCGGGCTGGGCCTGGTGAACAGCTACGGCGGGCTCATCGTTCCGCTGGCCGTGGACGCCTTCGGAATCTTCCTCATGCGGCAGTACATCAAGGACCTGCCCGACTCCCTCATCGAGGCGGCCCGGCTCGACGGCTGCAGCGAACGCGGCATCTTCTGGCGCGTCATTCTGCCCAACTGCAAGCCCGCCCTGGGGGCCCTGGCCCTGCTGACCTTCCGGGACAACTGGGACCAGTTCCTGTGGCCCCTCATCGTCGCCTCCCGGGACACGCTCAAGACGTTCCCCCTCGGGCTGGCCCAGATGGAGGGCATCGATTCCGCCGCCTACCACGAAATCATGGCGATCGCGGTCATCGGCATGATCCCCACCGCGCTGATCTTCCTGTGCTTCCAGCGCGCCTTCGTCCGCGGCATCGCGTTCTCGGGGCTCAAGGAGTAGGCGCCGCGGGCGCACGGTCCCGGCGGACCTTTCCGGTACAATGACCTCAGGCGGACCATGCCGAGGAAAACGCTCGAGCCTCGCTTCTCCGTGGAGTTCCTGTCGGTCCTCGACGCCGACGGTAATCTCGACACGACGCTGGAGCCGGACATCGCGCCGGAGCGGCTGCAGGAGCTGTACCGCGCGATGCTGCTGGGCCGCCGGCTCGACGAGCGGATGGTGCGGCTGCAGCGGCAGGGCCGGATCGGCACGTTCGCGCCCATCAAGGGCCAGGAGGCCTCCCAGATGGGGAGCGTGTTCGCGCTCCGCCCCACGGACTGGATGGTGCCGTCCTTCCGGGAGACGGCGGCCATGGTGTGGCGCGGCTGGCCGATCGAGAAGCTCCTGCTGTTCTTCTCCGGGTACGTCGAAGGCGGACAGCCGGCGCCCGATCAGCACGACCTGCCCGTCACCATCCCGGTGGCGACCCAGCTGCCTCACGCGGTCGGCCTGGCGTATGCCGCCCAGTACCGGGGCGACGACGTGGTGGTCATGGCCTTCTTCGGCGACGGCGCCACGTCCGAGGGGGACTTCCACGAAGCTTTGAACTTCGCGGGCGTCTGGCACGTCCCCGTCGTCTTCGTGTGCCAGAACAACCAGTGGGCCATCTCGGTCCCCCTCAAGAAGCAGACGCACTCCCGCACGCTGGCCCAGAAGGCGCTGGCCTACGGGCTGCCCGGCATCCAGGTCGACGGCAACGACGTGCTCGCGGTGTACGCGGCCAGCCGGGAGGCGGTCGCCCGGGCTCGCGGCGGCGACGGGCCGACCCTGATCGAGTGCGTGACCTACCGCCTGGCCATGCACACGACGGCCGACGACCCCACCAAGTACCGCTCGGAGGAGGAGGTGCGGGAGTGGGAGCGGAAGGACCCGCTCACTCGCTTCGCCGAGCACCTCAAGAAGCGGAACCTGTTGCCGGAGGGGTTGGAGGCGGAAGTCGACGCCGAGATCACCGCGGCCGTCCAGCGCTTCGAGGCCGTCGGCCCCGCGGATCCGCTCAGCGTGTTCGGCCACGTCTACGCGGAGTTGCCCGCCCACCTCGCCGCCCAGCGCGACGATCTGGCCGCCTGGCTGCAGGCGGCGCGCGATCCGGGCCAGGCGGAACCCGAACCTCCCTCGCCTCCCATGCGGGGGCAGCGCAGGACGACCCGATGGCAAAGCTGAACATGGTCAAGGCGCTGAACCTGGCCTTGCTCCA
The nucleotide sequence above comes from Candidatus Methylomirabilota bacterium. Encoded proteins:
- the pdhA gene encoding pyruvate dehydrogenase (acetyl-transferring) E1 component subunit alpha, yielding MPRKTLEPRFSVEFLSVLDADGNLDTTLEPDIAPERLQELYRAMLLGRRLDERMVRLQRQGRIGTFAPIKGQEASQMGSVFALRPTDWMVPSFRETAAMVWRGWPIEKLLLFFSGYVEGGQPAPDQHDLPVTIPVATQLPHAVGLAYAAQYRGDDVVVMAFFGDGATSEGDFHEALNFAGVWHVPVVFVCQNNQWAISVPLKKQTHSRTLAQKALAYGLPGIQVDGNDVLAVYAASREAVARARGGDGPTLIECVTYRLAMHTTADDPTKYRSEEEVREWERKDPLTRFAEHLKKRNLLPEGLEAEVDAEITAAVQRFEAVGPADPLSVFGHVYAELPAHLAAQRDDLAAWLQAARDPGQAEPEPPSPPMRGQRRTTRWQS
- a CDS encoding sugar ABC transporter permease: MAWRRFSLHTRLAWAGFLFVFPALLHLIAFKLYPMLEAFRLSFYQYDLMSPPVFHGLENYRAVWNNPLFHQSFWVSFKYMFGVSIPEWFLALALALLLNRHLPGRALIRLAYFFPIAMSQIVVALVWKFMYNPLGVVNTLLGYVGIGRINWLTTEETALPALILIGIWRGIPLFGVIYLAGLQAIPREYHEAARVDGAGAWQSFRHVTIPLLTPTILFVMVMSLLSAMKVFLNPLVMTEGGPNGTTRVLPYFIYDTAFAYHRMGEAAAASMVLFAFAFALTLVQLRLLRRGGLE
- a CDS encoding carbohydrate ABC transporter permease, which encodes MSDKALRVWGGRLVTLLTIAGIGLTLLPYFWMLSSSLKTGSEVFELPVRWLPREPQWSNYPDALSRGAFAVYFFNSAVVALAVMAGNLLFCSLAGYGLAKFRFPYREVSFRLILSTLMLPLEIVLVPTFLVVRGLGLVNSYGGLIVPLAVDAFGIFLMRQYIKDLPDSLIEAARLDGCSERGIFWRVILPNCKPALGALALLTFRDNWDQFLWPLIVASRDTLKTFPLGLAQMEGIDSAAYHEIMAIAVIGMIPTALIFLCFQRAFVRGIAFSGLKE